In Parvularculales bacterium, one DNA window encodes the following:
- the queG gene encoding tRNA epoxyqueuosine(34) reductase QueG: MIAPSTLQARQSPRTRKHIEQMATACGLDAIGITHPTAIAGPGRRLEQFLESGRHGDMDWMERHQDRRASPATLWPDARSVIMLGMNYGPSDNPLAVLKKSGHGAISVYARGKDYHDVFKKRLKRLARDIHDEWHAQVKVFVDTAPLMEKPLAAAAGLGWQGKHTNLVSRDHGSWLFLGAILTNLALPDDTPHENHCGSCRACLDVCPTHAFPAPYQLDARRCISYLTIEHKGHIDSSLRPLMGNRIYGCDDCLAVCPWNRFARQTQEMAFHPRKELQAPLLEELVTLDDKTFRALFSGSPIKRIGRTRFVRNVLIAIGNSACRPLAARAESLIDDREPLVRAMAVWALARLDPSRHEVLKSRALPYEQDIYVRREWHRRRSDTL, from the coding sequence ATGATTGCTCCTTCCACACTTCAGGCGCGCCAAAGCCCCCGGACACGGAAGCATATTGAGCAGATGGCCACTGCTTGCGGATTAGATGCCATCGGCATCACTCATCCCACAGCAATTGCCGGACCGGGCAGGCGCCTTGAGCAATTTCTTGAGTCAGGCCGGCATGGCGATATGGACTGGATGGAGCGTCATCAGGACCGGCGCGCCTCTCCGGCAACACTTTGGCCGGACGCCCGCTCTGTCATTATGTTGGGCATGAATTACGGCCCTTCGGACAATCCTCTCGCTGTGCTAAAAAAATCCGGCCATGGGGCCATCTCTGTTTATGCACGTGGTAAGGATTACCATGATGTTTTCAAAAAGCGCCTGAAGCGACTCGCCCGTGATATTCATGATGAATGGCACGCTCAGGTTAAAGTGTTTGTGGACACGGCACCCCTGATGGAAAAACCGCTTGCAGCGGCGGCAGGTCTGGGCTGGCAGGGCAAGCACACCAATCTGGTTTCGCGTGATCATGGGTCGTGGCTATTTTTAGGCGCTATCCTGACAAATCTTGCTCTACCGGACGACACACCTCATGAAAATCATTGCGGCAGTTGCCGTGCCTGTTTGGATGTATGCCCCACCCATGCTTTTCCGGCGCCTTATCAACTGGACGCGCGGCGTTGTATTTCTTACCTCACCATTGAGCATAAAGGACACATTGATTCTTCGTTGCGTCCCTTAATGGGCAATCGCATTTACGGATGCGATGATTGCCTCGCCGTCTGTCCATGGAACCGCTTTGCCCGACAGACACAAGAGATGGCCTTTCATCCCCGTAAAGAGTTACAAGCCCCTCTTCTCGAGGAATTGGTAACATTGGATGACAAAACCTTCCGCGCTTTGTTTTCCGGTTCTCCCATAAAACGTATTGGACGGACACGGTTTGTACGCAATGTGTTGATTGCTATAGGCAATTCTGCATGTCGCCCCCTTGCGGCAAGAGCAGAATCCCTTATAGATGACCGAGAGCCTTTAGTGCGAGCCATGGCGGTATGGGCGCTGGCCCGCCTTGACCCTTCACGTCATGAGGTTTTGAAAAGCCGGGCATTGCCTTATGAGCAGGACATCTACGTTCGCCGGGAATGGCATCGAAGGAGGAGTGATACATTATGA
- a CDS encoding SDR family oxidoreductase, whose translation MTALRLFCFGYGMSAAALANRLQPRGWRIAGTCRTPEKLAHLSRNGVDPFLFDGQTPMVDAKGALADTSHVLISIPPDEEGDVVIRHHGTTLGALETRRWCGYLSTTGVYGVRDGSLVDETTPTHPTTERGKRRQSAEREWNSFGKMYNWPVHIFRLAGIYGPGRNALCSLRQGRARRINKPGQMFSRIHADDIAAVLDASITQPRAGAIYNVCDNEPAPPQDVVTFAASLLNIDPPPLEPFDSAGLSPMVRRFYSENKRVNNQLITRELGVQLAYPTYREGLRALAKQGEGHG comes from the coding sequence ATGACCGCCTTGCGCTTGTTTTGTTTTGGATATGGCATGAGTGCCGCCGCGCTGGCGAACCGCTTGCAACCCCGTGGCTGGCGCATTGCCGGTACCTGCCGAACACCGGAAAAACTGGCGCATCTTAGCCGGAACGGCGTTGATCCTTTTTTGTTTGACGGTCAAACTCCCATGGTTGACGCGAAAGGCGCCCTTGCCGATACGAGCCATGTGCTTATTTCCATCCCCCCTGATGAGGAGGGCGATGTAGTCATACGCCATCATGGTACGACACTTGGTGCTTTGGAGACACGCCGCTGGTGCGGTTATTTATCAACCACCGGTGTCTATGGTGTGCGGGATGGATCGCTGGTTGACGAAACAACACCCACACACCCCACTACGGAGCGCGGCAAGCGACGGCAGAGTGCAGAACGGGAATGGAATTCTTTCGGAAAGATGTATAACTGGCCGGTTCATATCTTTCGGTTGGCAGGTATATATGGCCCCGGACGCAATGCTCTTTGTAGTCTCCGGCAAGGGCGGGCGCGGCGTATCAATAAACCCGGACAGATGTTTTCTCGTATTCATGCAGATGATATTGCTGCTGTTCTGGACGCCTCCATAACCCAACCCCGGGCCGGAGCCATATATAACGTGTGTGATAATGAACCTGCCCCTCCTCAGGATGTGGTCACGTTTGCAGCCAGCCTTTTGAACATTGACCCACCACCCCTTGAGCCGTTTGATAGCGCCGGTTTGTCGCCCATGGTGAGGAGGTTTTATTCTGAAAACAAGCGGGTTAATAATCAACTTATTACCCGGGAGCTAGGCGTTCAACTGGCCTACCCTACCTATCGGGAGGGCTTACGGGCGCTGGCAAAACAGGGCGAGGGCCATGGCTAA
- a CDS encoding glycosyltransferase family 4 protein gives MAKAKPCVMQIIPRLEGGGAERTTVDVATALVSEGWLPLVVSAGGHQVAAIEAIGAEHICLPVHSKNPVTIVHNIRRLRHLIDKHQVDLLHVRSRAPAWSVLRAARRCNIPLVATWHGAVPDGPALKIFYSSALVRGDVVIANSCYTAERIKIRYPRRIARLITIHRGTDLAAYDPKKEDSTRTTRFRQQWNVGTESMLALMPARQSRTKGHDCVIEALAQLDPDYRPVVVFAGGYDWQNAYGIRLKNKACDLGVKDAVRFVPHIDDMPGACWAADIILSPSLQAEAFGRVAVEGQAAGRPVIVADHGGARETVINDNEATATGWRITPGDATTLARALQEAAAMGPKGRTIMGQRGRNFVAPRFSLDAMCSATLDVYRSLLHSPRHSSHAT, from the coding sequence ATGGCTAAGGCAAAGCCTTGTGTGATGCAAATCATTCCGCGCCTTGAGGGTGGTGGTGCAGAACGCACCACGGTGGATGTTGCCACGGCCCTTGTTTCTGAAGGCTGGTTGCCTCTTGTGGTCAGCGCAGGGGGGCATCAGGTAGCTGCCATTGAGGCCATTGGAGCTGAGCACATCTGCCTGCCTGTGCACTCAAAAAATCCTGTAACTATCGTTCATAATATCAGACGCCTCCGTCACCTCATAGACAAGCATCAGGTAGATTTATTGCACGTACGCTCACGTGCACCGGCATGGAGTGTCTTGCGGGCAGCCCGGCGGTGCAACATACCTCTTGTGGCCACCTGGCATGGTGCCGTTCCGGACGGTCCGGCACTGAAAATCTTCTATAGCAGCGCCCTTGTGCGTGGCGATGTTGTGATTGCCAATTCTTGTTACACGGCAGAGAGAATAAAAATACGCTACCCTCGCCGTATAGCACGTCTTATTACTATTCACCGTGGCACAGACTTAGCGGCCTATGACCCGAAAAAAGAAGATTCCACCCGCACCACACGCTTCAGGCAGCAATGGAACGTGGGCACGGAAAGCATGTTAGCACTCATGCCTGCCCGTCAGTCACGCACAAAAGGCCATGATTGCGTAATAGAGGCGCTGGCTCAGCTTGACCCTGATTACCGACCGGTTGTGGTTTTTGCCGGTGGCTATGATTGGCAAAATGCGTATGGCATCCGCTTAAAAAATAAAGCCTGTGATTTGGGAGTAAAAGACGCCGTGCGGTTCGTGCCGCACATTGATGATATGCCCGGAGCATGTTGGGCAGCTGACATTATATTATCCCCTTCTTTGCAGGCGGAAGCCTTCGGACGGGTGGCGGTAGAGGGGCAAGCGGCAGGCCGTCCGGTAATTGTCGCAGACCATGGCGGTGCCCGAGAGACCGTTATCAACGATAATGAAGCGACTGCAACAGGCTGGCGGATAACGCCCGGGGATGCCACCACTCTGGCCCGCGCTTTACAAGAAGCCGCTGCCATGGGCCCGAAAGGCCGCACTATTATGGGTCAACGTGGTCGTAATTTTGTGGCTCCACGTTTTTCGTTGGATGCTATGTGTTCGGCCACTCTTGACGTTTATCGATCGCTTCTGCACTCTCCTCGACACTCCAGCCATGCAACATAA
- the argE gene encoding acetylornithine deacetylase, which translates to MSAPSYSTREMIDRLVSFDTTSRNSNLALIDFAANYLESHGVTSVQVTSDDGNKANLFATLKSDGTHDPKQGGVVLSGHTDVVPVDGQPWTTDPFTVTEKDNRLYGRGVCDMKSFLAVALAAVPRFVTGDLQRPVHLALSYDEEVGCLGAPRLVQWMADEGIRPALVVVGEPSTMRVVTTHKGIRTFRVEITGREAHSSASGDGVNAITIAARLIDFLNNVAREMCEKDAQDDRFTPPHSTINIGSIEGGTAVNIIARRCTFSWEYRPLPVMADPTPEVRLEHFVRDVILPEMRSIAPEADVRIIPDAQVHAFLGKNGSPAETLALMLANQNETIGVSYTTEAGLFQNAAMESVVCGPGDIAQAHKPDEFIELSQIDLCEQFMERVLAYATGP; encoded by the coding sequence ATGAGTGCCCCTTCATACAGCACCCGTGAAATGATTGACCGCCTGGTCAGTTTTGATACCACCAGCCGAAACTCTAATCTGGCTCTCATTGATTTTGCCGCCAACTATCTTGAGAGCCATGGTGTGACGAGCGTTCAGGTGACCAGCGATGATGGCAACAAAGCCAATCTGTTTGCCACCCTTAAGTCCGATGGAACCCATGACCCCAAACAGGGCGGGGTCGTTCTGTCAGGTCACACGGACGTAGTGCCGGTGGACGGTCAACCGTGGACGACGGACCCGTTCACGGTAACGGAAAAAGATAACCGGCTTTATGGGCGCGGAGTGTGTGATATGAAATCTTTTCTGGCGGTTGCCCTTGCCGCCGTGCCCCGGTTTGTTACAGGAGATCTTCAGCGCCCTGTTCATTTAGCCTTGTCTTATGATGAGGAGGTAGGCTGTCTCGGTGCTCCGCGTCTTGTGCAATGGATGGCCGATGAGGGCATCCGCCCCGCTTTGGTAGTGGTAGGAGAGCCGAGCACCATGCGTGTCGTTACGACTCACAAGGGCATTCGCACCTTTCGTGTTGAGATTACGGGACGGGAGGCTCATTCAAGCGCATCCGGCGACGGGGTGAATGCTATTACGATAGCCGCCCGCCTTATTGACTTTCTCAATAATGTGGCCCGTGAGATGTGTGAGAAAGATGCGCAGGATGACCGCTTTACCCCCCCTCATAGCACCATCAACATTGGATCCATTGAGGGAGGAACTGCGGTTAATATCATTGCACGCCGGTGCACTTTTTCGTGGGAATACCGGCCACTACCGGTCATGGCAGACCCCACGCCTGAGGTGCGTCTTGAGCATTTCGTGCGTGATGTCATATTGCCGGAGATGCGCTCTATTGCACCTGAAGCCGATGTTCGAATTATTCCCGACGCTCAGGTACACGCCTTTTTAGGCAAGAACGGCTCCCCTGCTGAAACTTTAGCACTTATGCTAGCCAACCAGAATGAAACCATCGGCGTTTCTTATACCACCGAGGCGGGCCTGTTTCAAAACGCCGCCATGGAAAGTGTCGTATGCGGGCCGGGTGATATTGCACAAGCCCACAAGCCTGATGAGTTTATTGAATTATCCCAGATTGATCTGTGCGAGCAGTTCATGGAGCGCGTTCTGGCTTATGCAACCGGACCCTGA
- the argF gene encoding ornithine carbamoyltransferase: MTGEPRHFIDLDVIAKEDLRSILDDARARKENRKGSEGVVKVDTDRPLENYLLAMVFEKSSTRTRVSFDVAMRQLGGETLLLNGVDMHLGRGESLADTARVLSRYVDIIMFRSASHDNLEELAVSAEVPVINGLTNRSHPCQIMADVMTFEEHKGPIEGCKIAWVGDGNNVAASWIHAAAQFNFELVLACPTSLSPDVAVLKKAQAAGGQVTLTHEPYEAVAGAECVVADTWVSMTDSEDTKTQRHAVLTPFQVDESLMAAAGGEAIFMHCLPAHRGEEVTASVIDGPQSVVWDEAENRLHVQKSILRWCLL, translated from the coding sequence ATGACCGGTGAGCCGAGACATTTTATTGACCTTGATGTCATTGCAAAAGAGGATTTGCGATCTATTCTGGATGATGCTCGTGCGCGTAAAGAAAATCGCAAGGGTAGTGAAGGTGTGGTGAAAGTTGATACAGACCGTCCTCTTGAAAATTATTTGTTGGCGATGGTTTTTGAAAAATCTTCTACGCGTACGCGGGTTTCTTTTGATGTTGCCATGCGTCAATTAGGGGGTGAGACGTTGTTGTTGAACGGTGTGGATATGCATCTGGGTCGGGGGGAGAGTCTTGCGGATACGGCGAGAGTGTTATCGCGCTATGTGGATATCATCATGTTTCGCAGTGCAAGCCATGATAATCTGGAGGAGTTGGCGGTTTCTGCTGAAGTGCCGGTTATCAACGGGTTAACGAACCGGAGTCATCCGTGTCAGATCATGGCGGATGTTATGACGTTTGAAGAACATAAGGGGCCAATCGAGGGGTGCAAAATTGCCTGGGTCGGCGATGGTAACAATGTGGCGGCATCCTGGATTCATGCAGCGGCGCAGTTTAATTTTGAACTGGTGTTAGCGTGTCCGACTTCATTGTCGCCGGATGTGGCGGTTCTGAAGAAAGCACAAGCGGCGGGGGGACAGGTGACACTTACCCATGAACCTTATGAAGCGGTAGCCGGTGCTGAGTGTGTGGTGGCAGATACGTGGGTTTCTATGACCGACTCGGAAGACACGAAAACTCAGCGTCATGCCGTGTTAACACCTTTTCAGGTTGATGAATCTTTAATGGCGGCGGCCGGTGGAGAGGCAATTTTCATGCATTGTCTGCCTGCTCACCGTGGTGAAGAAGTAACCGCAAGCGTTATAGATGGGCCTCAATCCGTTGTGTGGGATGAGGCTGAAAACCGCCTTCATGTTCAAAAATCTATTTTGAGATGGTGCCTGCTTTAA
- a CDS encoding aspartate aminotransferase family protein, which translates to MIESVLPVYNRTDIAFDHGEGPWLVTGDGRRFLDFASGVAVNSLGHAHPHLVKTLTEQAQKLWHTSNLYHISGQEKLAQRLVAASFADTVFFTNSGSESIECAIKMARKYHTHRGKADCFEIITLENAFHGRTLAALAATGRENYLEGFGPVSPGFVQVPFADMAALESVMTSATAGVLLEPIQGEGGVRPVPSDMLRKIRGLCDERGVLLIVDEVQSGMGRTGKLFAYEWADIEPDIVATAKGIGGGFPMGACLATEAAASGMTAGTHGSTFGGNPLAMAVGNAVLDVLLEPGFLEKVVSTGLRLRQSVAMISDQYPEIIEGIQGEGLFLGLRCQCPNVGLVQALYNERVLSVGAANNTVRLLPPLIIDESHVEELISRMTKACKVLKAQNSA; encoded by the coding sequence GTCCGTTCTTCCCGTCTACAACCGCACTGATATCGCTTTCGACCATGGCGAAGGCCCATGGCTGGTAACGGGTGATGGTCGCCGCTTTCTGGATTTTGCTTCCGGGGTCGCCGTGAATTCTCTGGGGCATGCGCACCCTCATCTGGTGAAGACCTTAACGGAGCAAGCGCAAAAACTGTGGCATACGTCTAATCTTTATCACATTTCCGGTCAGGAGAAGTTGGCGCAAAGGTTGGTAGCGGCCAGTTTTGCAGATACGGTCTTTTTCACCAATTCCGGTTCCGAGTCCATTGAGTGTGCCATAAAAATGGCACGCAAATATCATACGCACCGGGGCAAGGCAGATTGTTTTGAAATTATTACCCTGGAGAATGCCTTTCATGGCCGTACGCTTGCAGCACTGGCAGCGACGGGACGTGAGAATTATCTGGAGGGTTTTGGTCCCGTGTCGCCTGGTTTTGTTCAGGTTCCCTTTGCCGATATGGCTGCGCTGGAATCTGTGATGACGTCGGCTACGGCCGGAGTGTTGCTGGAGCCTATTCAGGGTGAGGGAGGCGTGCGTCCTGTGCCGTCCGATATGCTGCGGAAAATCCGTGGCCTGTGCGATGAACGGGGAGTGCTTTTGATTGTAGACGAAGTGCAATCGGGCATGGGGCGTACGGGAAAATTGTTTGCTTATGAATGGGCCGACATTGAGCCTGATATTGTAGCCACGGCCAAGGGTATCGGCGGAGGCTTTCCCATGGGGGCGTGTCTTGCCACTGAAGCGGCTGCCTCCGGCATGACAGCCGGAACTCATGGTTCAACCTTTGGCGGCAATCCTCTGGCGATGGCGGTGGGCAATGCGGTGCTTGATGTGCTTTTAGAGCCGGGATTTTTAGAAAAGGTGGTATCCACCGGTTTGAGATTGCGGCAATCCGTTGCCATGATATCGGATCAATATCCTGAAATCATAGAGGGTATACAAGGTGAGGGATTGTTTCTCGGCTTGCGGTGTCAATGTCCAAATGTAGGGTTGGTACAGGCTCTTTATAATGAGAGAGTATTGTCGGTAGGTGCGGCCAATAATACGGTCCGGTTGTTACCGCCACTTATTATTGACGAGTCCCATGTTGAGGAACTCATAAGCCGTATGACAAAAGCCTGTAAAGTTTTGAAGGCGCAGAACAGCGCATAG